From Neospora caninum Liverpool complete genome, chromosome VIII, a single genomic window includes:
- a CDS encoding SRS domain-containing protein, producing the protein MNFCKISCRAPLALKAVAGVFVLVNYALMSNASEMAAPIQCASGETKEIQAPTSGSIVFQCGANLQLTPTDGAVFQGEECTEQTKLDSLVPGANLVTKAQKSKSASPTYTLTFDDTPPEAQVLCYKCVAPTADAGGSGRSEAQGGAEQAQKECKLIINVPGVEGLVTSSGSVSASLTRKCLAAVLAGLLIALP; encoded by the coding sequence ATGAATTTCTGTAAGATATCCTGCCGAGCGCCGCTGGCGCTCAAGGCGGTGGCCGGTGTGTTTGTTTTGGTCAACTACGCTCTCATGTCCAACGCCTCAGAGATGGCAGCGCCCATTCAGTGCGCTTCCGGCGAAACAAAGGAGATTCAAGCGCCAACTAGTGGCTCCATTGTTTTCCAATGTGGGGCGAATCTACAACTTACTCCCACTGATGGCGCTGTCTTCCAGGGAGAGGAATGCACAGAACAGACGAAATTGGATAGTCTCGTACCGGGTGCGAACCTGGTCACTAAAGCCCAGAAGTCCAAGAGCGCTTCTCCTACATACACGCTGACTTTTGACGATACTCCCCCCGAAGCCCAGGTGCTTTGCTACAAGTGTGTCGCCCCAACAGCTGACGCTGGCGGCTCAGGGCGGTCGGAGGCACAGGGGGGCGCGGAACAGGCACAAAAAGAATGTAAACTCATTATTAACGTGCCAGGTGTCGAGGGCCTAGTCACTTCCTCTGGGTCtgtgtctgcgtctctcaCGCGAAAGTGTCTTGCTGCCGTTCTCGCAGGTTTGTTGATCGCGTTACCTTAA
- a CDS encoding putative vacuolar protein sorting-associated protein: MAGSCTDLVVLVGQHIRAILERVPGAKVLLLDQETTGIVSTAVSQSDILQKEVFLVDRIDALPRGRFEHLSCVCFLRPTNENLLLLLQLLHQQSRRPNAGGDAQNGVPLTEDPSRRQPDPVARFKDIYLFFTSSVHQQPQLLQRLAKQDEADKIVQVEEFYVDLYALDPHVFTLNILAIAPLHAQDLSLWTPYEESLFQRMLDGLFSCVALLRIFPLVRFQSNSVVSKRLAAAIQMRLSENADLLDKRPQGSLPGRAADASAGSSSNGGSRLILLIVDRREDPVTPLLNQWTYRAMLHELIGIQNNRVDMRRIPGTTEDLLDIVMSPMQDKFYRDNLDSNFGDLGLNVQKYVREYQSKTESTGQLESVEDMQRFVDAYPEVRKLAGNVSKHVAVIHALSKIVSDRALLDVSSLEQEIACKEARSDHFAQVADVIRNDRISNMDKLRLVLLVALRYEGDPRIHELTEGLRRAGIEEEEILLVRAMTQYAGRHARSADLFSNRNFLAVAKNTIQRGLKGTSNVYTQHRSLLWFTVESLIRGRLSTDHYPVSPPVEYGAAASAPHLLQPSREKPQTVVVFMVGGTTFEEARDMAELSKQTGCTILLGGSTVHNSRSFLADLSQLIKGQGLQVLPPLASSWRGRAQDGDLRRGAGVELQGIS, from the exons ATGGCGGGGTCCTGCACAGACCTCGTTGTGCTCGTGGGCCAGCACATTCGGGCAATCCTTGAGCGAGTTCCGGGGGCAAAAGTTCTTCTTCTTGACCAAGAGACGACGGGCATTGTCTCCACGGCCGTCTCTCAGTCAGACATTCTTCAGAAAGAG GTTTTCCTGGTCGATCGCATCGACGCTCTCCCTCGAGGCCGCTTCGAGCACCTCAGCTGCGTTTGCTTTCTCCGGCCAACAAATGAAAaccttttgcttcttctgcaACTCCTTCATCAACAGAGTCGGCGTCCCAacgcaggcggcgacgcgcagaaCGGAGTCCCGTTGACAGAAGATCcgtcgaggagacagccggacCCCGTCGCTCGGTTCAAGGATATCTATCTTTTCTTTACGTCCTCCGTTCACCAGCAGCCGCAACTTCTCCAGCGTTTGGCGAAGCAAGATGAAGCAGACAAAATTGTGCAG GTGGAGGAGTTCTACGTCGACCTGTATGCGCTGGACCCCCACGTTTTCACTCTCAACATCTTGGCCATTGCGCCGCTGCATGCCCAGGACCTATCGCTGTGGACGCCGTACGAAGAGTCGCTTTTTCAAAGGATGCTGGACGGCCTCTTCTcgtgcgtcgctctccttcgcATCTTCCCGCTCGTTCGCTTCCAGTCCAACAGCGTCGTCAGCAAGCGACTTGCTGCGGCGATTCAGATGCGCCTATCCGAGAATGCCGACCTTCTCGACAAAAGGCCCCAAGGATCCTTGCCCGGGCGAGCAG CAGATGCGTCAGCAGGGAGCTCGTCGAACGGCGGAAGTAGACTGATCCTTCTGATTGTCGATCGCCGCGAGGACCCGGTCACTCCTTTGCTGAATCAGTGGACCTACAGA GCTATGCTTCACGAGCTGATTGGGATTCAAAACAACCGTGTGGACATGCGGCGCATCCCCGGCACGACAGAAGACCTCCTGGACATTGTCATGAGTCCAATGCAAGATAAATTCTACCGTGAC AATCTTGATTCCAACTTTGGAGATCTCGGCCTCAACGTCCAGAAGTACGTTCGCGAGTATCAGTCCAAG ACGGAGTCGACAGGACAACTGGAGTCTGTGGAAGACATGCAGCGATTCGTGGACGCCTATCCGGAAGTCCGAAAACTAGCAG GCAATGTGTCGAAACATGTCGCGGTCATCCACGCTCTGTCCAAGATCGTGAGTGACCGGGCGCTCCTCGACGTCTCGTCGCTCGAACAAGAAATTGCGTGCAAAGAGGCGCGCAGCGATCACTTTGCCCAAGTGGCCGATGTCATTCGCAACGACCGAATCAGCAACATGGACAAACTTCGTCTggttctcctcgtcgctctcag ATACGAAGGAGACCCGCGAATTCACGAGCTGACGGAGGGGCTGAGACGTGCGGGAAttgaggaggaagaaattCTTCTCGTCCGCGCGATGACGCAGTACGCGGGAAGACACGCCCGGAGTGCAGATCTGTTCTCGAATCGAAATTTCCTAGCTGTGGCCAAGAATACCATACAGCGCGGTTTGAAG GGAACATCGAATGTGTACACGCAGCACAGGTCCCTTCTCTGGTTCACTGTTGAAAGTCTCATCAGAG GTCGTTTATCCACGGACCACTACCCCGTATCGCCTCCGGTGGAGTACGgcgcagctgcctcggctCCACACCTCCTTCAGCCGTCTCGCGAAAAGCCGCAAACG GTGGTGGTGTTCATGGTGGGCGGCACAACATtcgaagaggcgcgggaCATGGCCGAGCTGTCGAAGCAGACCGGCTGTACGATTCTGCTAGGCGGATCGACTGTTCACAAttctcgctcctttctcgccgacCTTTCGCAGCTGATCAAGGGCCAGGGTTTGCAAGTCCTTCcccccctcgcttcttcctggaGGGGCCGGGCGCAGGACGGCGACTTGCGACGAGGCGCGGGTGTCGAGTTGCAGGGAATTTCTTGA
- a CDS encoding putative cysteine protease domain containing protein, which translates to MRSLVAILTFLFVQRCAALQPHLPSQSLRLLVGNALMPQMSHPCTSREYVADAVLRRLSRGSRDDLISDESVNNLLPGCLEVRDMPYRMHAREVPGDGACLFASVAACLWWSAFETHADLNDPAFLDMIGSLRQLAVDTLQDTNVSTLVLEGDEVLPRSSLVNLAAADYNTTPAAYCERMRLPNTWGGGPEIVALSHALRRVIVVYEVHDPSLRSGNSQGSSAHCMHPVCLGQLSSSDGTAQNAPNQTALKVIACLGFPQNVAEEPLHILFTSSAACSTGLRPHAGQTADHFLPLFPAVSRK; encoded by the exons ATGAGATCTCTCGTCGCGATCCTTacgtttcttttcgtccaAAGGTGTGCAGCCCTGCAGCCTCATCTTCCATCTCAGAGTTTGCGACTACTCGTCGGGAACGCTCTTATGCCACAG ATGAGCCACCCCTGCACGTCTCGTGAATACGTTGCTGATGCCGTCTTGAGGAGGCTTTCCCGGGGCAGCAGAGATGACCTCATTTCGGACGAATCTGTAAACAACCTTCTTCCGGGATGCCTAGAAGTTAGGGACATGCCCTACCGCATGCATGCTAGGGAG GTGcccggcgacggcgcctgcCTTTTCGCGTCAGTGGCTGCATGCTTATGGTGGAGTGCCTttgagacgcatgcagatcttAATGATCCTGCGTTCCTGGACATGATCGGCTCTCTTCGGCAG CTAGCAGTTGACACGCTACAGGATACAAATGTTTCAACCCTCGTACTagaaggcgacgaggtgCTGCCGCGTAGCAGCCTGGTCAATCTGGCTGCGGCGGACTACAATACAACTCCCGCGGCGTATTGCGAAAGGATGCGCCTGCCGAACACGTGGGGCGGAGGTCCGGAGATCGTTGCTCTGAGCCACGCACTCCGACGTGTTATTGTCGTCTACGAGGTACACGACCCGAGTCTGCGGAGCGGAAACTCCCAAGGTAGTTCGGctcactgcatgcaccccgTTTGCCTTGGCCAACTTTCGTCAAGTGATGGAACTGCTCAAAATGCACCTAACCAGACTGCACTAAAGGTGATTGCATGTCTTGGCTTCCCCCAAAACGTTGCGGAGGAACCTCTTCACATCTTGTTCACCAGCTCTGCGGCCTGTTCAACTGGCTTACGGCCGCATGCTGGGCAGACAGCGGATCATTTCCTGCCCTTGTTTCCTGCTGTGTCACGGAAATAG
- a CDS encoding SRS domain-containing protein, translated as MRLREHGGTPPALLAATLFKIVFLSSLTLFSEVASRSDYTHVCSVGTEEVHAAANSTINFQCGPMLTLAPEASSNMVYRGTSCKEKAELSWLIPGAELFSADAQYMRKRSQNQTHSSVYTLRIGDSPAEEVQICYRCKASQINAIYGEAWGDDPVDRGHITTDTLCKMVIRVAAAPKTPAAAFVANLGRSLSVGLAFLTGLCF; from the coding sequence ATGCGTTTGCGGGAGCATGGCGGAACCCCGCCCGCACTGCTGGCTGCCACTCTTTTCAAGATCGTTTTTCTCAGTTCGCTCACATTGTTCTCGGAGGTAGCCTCGCGTTCAGATTACACGCACGTATGCAGTGTCGGCACCGAGGAAGTCCACGCTGCGGCAAACAGCACCATCAACTTCCAGTGTGGTCCTATGCTGACGTTGGCGCCAGAGGCTTCGTCGAATATGGTTTACAGAGGAACCAGCTGCAAAGAGAAAGCTGAACTTTCCTGGCTAATCCCAGGAGCAGAGTTGTTTTCTGCAGACGCGCAGTACATGAGAAAGCGCTCTCAAAATCAAACGCACTCTTCGGTGTACACCCTGAGAATCGGCGACTCCCCCGCAGAAGAGGTCCAGATTTGTTACAGGTGTAAAGCCTCGCAGATCAATGCAATATACGGAGAAGCATGGGGTGACGACCCTGTGGATCGTGGTCATATAACGACTGACACACTCTGCAAAATGGTCATTCGCGTTGCGGCCGCACCAAAAACACcagccgccgccttcgtAGCAAACCTTGGTCGGTCCCTGAGCGTAGGGCTGGCGTTTTTGACAGGGCTTTGCTTCTGA